In Chitinophaga varians, the following are encoded in one genomic region:
- a CDS encoding O-acetylhomoserine aminocarboxypropyltransferase/cysteine synthase family protein, with protein MSRKLHFETLQVHAGYSPDPTTKSAAVPIYQTTSYTFDSAEHAADLFELKQFGNIYTRIMNPTTDVFEKRVAALEGGVGALAVASGQAAQFIALHNILLPGDNFVTSSYLYGGTYNQFKVSFKRIGVEARFADLDNPESFEKQIDENTKAIYVETIGNPGFAIPDFEKLGAIARKHDLPLIVDNTFGAGGYLCRPLEHGANVVVEAATKWIGGHGTSIGGIIVDGGNYNWGNGKFKQFSEPDDAYHGMKFWEVFGSHSPFGNIAYIIRARVTGLRSWGPALAPQNAFLFLQGLESLSLRVQRTVDNALQLAQWLAEQPQVEYVNYPGLPGNKYHGLAQKYLQNGFGGVLSFKIKGGKEAADKFVQSLQLIYHLANVGDSKTLIIHPATTTHSQLSEEEQRAAGVEPGLLRISLGVEHIDDIREDIRLAFGA; from the coding sequence ATGTCCAGGAAGTTACATTTTGAGACCCTGCAGGTACATGCCGGGTATAGCCCCGACCCCACCACTAAATCGGCTGCGGTTCCTATTTACCAGACTACCTCTTATACCTTTGACAGTGCGGAGCATGCGGCGGACCTGTTTGAACTGAAACAGTTCGGCAATATATACACCCGCATTATGAACCCTACCACGGACGTATTTGAAAAAAGGGTGGCGGCGCTGGAAGGCGGCGTAGGCGCATTGGCCGTAGCATCCGGACAGGCTGCCCAGTTTATTGCGCTGCACAACATCCTGCTGCCGGGAGATAACTTCGTGACCTCCTCCTATCTGTATGGCGGCACCTACAACCAGTTTAAGGTCAGCTTCAAAAGAATAGGCGTAGAAGCCCGGTTTGCCGACCTAGATAACCCGGAGAGCTTTGAAAAACAGATAGACGAAAATACCAAAGCCATTTATGTGGAAACCATCGGTAACCCGGGCTTTGCTATTCCTGATTTCGAAAAGCTCGGCGCTATTGCGCGCAAGCATGACCTGCCGCTGATAGTAGACAATACCTTTGGCGCCGGCGGCTACCTGTGCCGGCCGCTGGAACATGGCGCAAACGTGGTAGTGGAAGCAGCCACCAAATGGATCGGCGGCCATGGCACCAGCATCGGCGGTATCATCGTAGACGGCGGCAATTACAACTGGGGCAACGGAAAGTTCAAACAATTCAGCGAACCCGATGATGCTTACCATGGCATGAAATTCTGGGAGGTATTTGGCTCCCACAGCCCGTTTGGTAATATCGCCTACATCATCCGCGCCCGTGTGACCGGCCTCCGTAGCTGGGGTCCTGCCCTGGCGCCACAGAATGCGTTCCTGTTCCTGCAGGGACTGGAAAGCCTGTCCCTGCGTGTACAACGTACGGTAGACAATGCCCTTCAGCTGGCACAATGGCTGGCCGAACAGCCGCAGGTGGAGTACGTAAACTACCCCGGCCTGCCAGGCAACAAATATCACGGCCTGGCGCAGAAATACCTGCAAAACGGCTTCGGTGGCGTACTGAGCTTTAAAATTAAAGGCGGCAAAGAAGCTGCTGACAAGTTCGTACAGTCGTTACAGTTAATATACCATCTGGCCAATGTAGGCGACAGCAAAACGCTGATCATTCACCCGGCCACTACCACTCACTCCCAGCTCAGCGAAGAGGAACAACGGGCCGCCGGCGTGGAACCGGGGCTGCTGCGTATATCCCTGGGTGTAGAACATATTGACGATATCAGGGAAGATATCAGACTGGCATTTGGCGCTTAA
- a CDS encoding acyl-CoA-binding protein, with protein MDLTAQFEQAAAESKTLSEKPSNEILLQLYSLYKQGSTGDVDTDPPANPFDFVAKAKHEAWAALKGKSKEAAMQEYIDLVKRLKG; from the coding sequence ATGGACCTGACCGCACAATTTGAACAAGCTGCTGCTGAAAGCAAAACCCTCTCTGAGAAACCGTCCAATGAGATACTGCTGCAATTATACAGCCTTTACAAACAAGGTTCCACCGGTGATGTGGACACAGACCCTCCGGCCAATCCGTTCGACTTTGTAGCTAAAGCCAAACATGAAGCCTGGGCTGCGCTGAAAGGTAAGTCCAAAGAGGCTGCCATGCAGGAATACATTGATCTCGTAAAACGCCTGAAAGGCTGA
- a CDS encoding M1 family metallopeptidase, whose translation MTKRFLFLLLLAGWQQVTAQSLFMPRNIRQAYEKQTRNESGAPGPRYWQNKASYDIQVKFEPATNLVSGSETIVYTNNSPDTLRFLNFKLFANLFQHGAIRNMVVTAEDLHKGVAIKNFKVNGTARSVSAVTGTNMPVNVDDLAPGQQAKISLDFSYVLNENTHIRTGTVDTGAYFIAYFFPRVAVYDDINGWDMVPYNGVTEFYNDFSDFRVAVTVPGNYQVWATGDLKNGQEVYTDTYLKRIARAEKSDEVIDIIDSSDIRKGNISPRKSSNTWRFEASNVVDFAFATSNHYCWKAASVEVDPSTKRRTRVDIAFNPTHPDYFEVIDYATMTVDKMSHRFPKWPFPYPHITIFDGLDQMEYPMMVNDNPVSSKAGAIELTDHEIFHTMFPFYMGTNETIYAWMDEGWATIGEWLISPMIDSTIVDNYGMPNYNAIAGRAQDLPIMTPSNQLTDAYMTNSYPKPALGYLYVKDMLGDSLFLKALHHYIRTWNGKHPQPYDFFNCINTGSGRNLNWFWKSWFFDDGYPDLAIEKVNRNGQRWEVTILSKGTKPVPVDVTVLFDDQTTLQLHKSIECWEKGNKTVTLGFSSSKKISKVTLGSTWVADVNPSDNVKVL comes from the coding sequence ATGACAAAGCGTTTCCTTTTTTTACTGTTGCTGGCAGGCTGGCAACAGGTTACAGCACAATCCCTGTTCATGCCACGGAATATCCGTCAGGCATATGAGAAACAAACACGGAACGAAAGTGGAGCCCCGGGCCCGCGCTATTGGCAAAATAAAGCCAGTTACGATATCCAGGTGAAGTTTGAACCTGCGACCAACCTGGTGTCTGGGTCAGAAACCATCGTGTATACCAACAACAGCCCGGACACACTACGTTTCCTGAACTTTAAGCTTTTTGCCAACCTCTTCCAGCATGGCGCCATCCGTAATATGGTGGTGACGGCGGAAGACCTGCACAAAGGGGTGGCCATTAAAAATTTTAAAGTCAATGGTACGGCCCGAAGTGTGTCGGCCGTCACCGGAACCAATATGCCGGTGAACGTGGACGACCTCGCACCGGGACAACAGGCAAAGATCTCCCTCGACTTCTCCTATGTACTGAATGAAAACACGCATATCCGCACAGGCACAGTAGATACCGGCGCTTATTTTATTGCTTACTTCTTCCCGAGAGTAGCGGTGTATGACGATATCAACGGATGGGACATGGTGCCCTACAACGGCGTGACAGAGTTCTATAACGATTTCAGCGATTTTCGTGTAGCGGTCACCGTACCCGGCAATTACCAGGTATGGGCCACCGGCGACTTGAAAAACGGACAGGAAGTGTATACCGATACCTACCTGAAAAGAATTGCCCGCGCTGAAAAAAGTGACGAGGTCATCGACATTATTGACAGCTCAGACATCCGGAAGGGAAATATTTCCCCCCGCAAAAGCTCCAATACCTGGCGGTTTGAAGCCTCCAATGTGGTGGATTTCGCTTTCGCCACCAGTAACCACTATTGCTGGAAAGCTGCCAGCGTAGAAGTGGACCCGTCCACGAAACGCCGCACCCGGGTGGATATAGCCTTCAATCCCACACACCCGGACTATTTTGAAGTAATTGACTACGCAACAATGACCGTCGATAAAATGAGCCATCGTTTCCCGAAATGGCCGTTCCCTTATCCGCATATCACCATATTCGACGGGCTGGACCAGATGGAGTACCCCATGATGGTAAACGACAACCCGGTATCCAGCAAAGCGGGCGCCATAGAGCTGACTGATCACGAGATCTTTCATACCATGTTCCCTTTTTATATGGGCACCAACGAAACCATCTACGCCTGGATGGACGAAGGCTGGGCCACCATAGGAGAGTGGCTGATTTCTCCCATGATCGATTCCACCATCGTGGACAACTACGGCATGCCCAATTACAACGCTATTGCAGGCCGTGCCCAGGACCTTCCTATCATGACGCCTTCCAACCAGCTGACAGACGCCTACATGACCAATTCCTATCCCAAACCGGCTCTGGGCTATCTCTATGTAAAAGATATGCTGGGCGACAGCCTTTTTCTAAAAGCACTGCATCATTATATCCGCACCTGGAACGGCAAACATCCGCAGCCGTATGACTTCTTCAACTGCATCAATACCGGCTCCGGCAGGAACCTGAACTGGTTCTGGAAAAGCTGGTTCTTCGATGATGGCTACCCGGACCTGGCCATCGAAAAAGTCAACCGTAACGGACAACGATGGGAAGTGACCATCTTGTCCAAAGGCACCAAACCCGTACCAGTGGACGTGACAGTATTGTTCGATGACCAGACAACGCTGCAGCTGCATAAAAGCATCGAATGCTGGGAAAAAGGCAATAAAACTGTAACGCTGGGGTTCTCTTCTTCCAAAAAAATCAGTAAAGTAACATTGGGAAGCACCTGGGTGGCCGATGTAAATCCTTCGGATAACGTGAAGGTGTTGTAG
- a CDS encoding nuclear transport factor 2 family protein gives MKMYCTFLSLFLLASCVQPGGKISLSNPHVQVVKEMFAAFNEHDWHKMAACYADSARFLDPESGPEMVTLTRSQLTKKYQGLHQLFPDVHDEVKEIYGDKNHIIVEFVSSATGRDGKKWQLPICVVFTVEDGKIIQDRTYYDNQPSN, from the coding sequence ATGAAAATGTACTGTACGTTTTTATCTCTTTTCCTGTTGGCGTCCTGTGTTCAGCCTGGAGGAAAAATCAGCCTGTCCAACCCTCATGTTCAGGTGGTAAAGGAAATGTTCGCTGCTTTTAATGAACACGACTGGCATAAGATGGCGGCCTGCTACGCCGATTCGGCGCGGTTCCTGGACCCCGAATCCGGTCCGGAAATGGTGACGCTCACCCGTTCCCAGCTGACTAAAAAATATCAGGGCCTCCATCAGTTGTTTCCTGATGTTCATGATGAGGTAAAAGAAATCTACGGCGATAAAAACCATATCATCGTTGAATTTGTTTCCAGCGCCACAGGCCGGGACGGCAAAAAATGGCAACTCCCCATTTGCGTGGTTTTTACCGTTGAAGATGGCAAGATCATCCAGGACCGTACCTATTATGACAACCAGCCTTCCAACTGA
- a CDS encoding DUF3820 family protein codes for MEMTQPNPEILQQLVTMKMPFGKYKDVVLCDLPVSYLEWFQRNGFPKGKLGMMLETMLVIKMNGLTHLLTPLKKQ; via the coding sequence ATGGAGATGACACAACCGAACCCGGAGATATTGCAGCAACTGGTGACCATGAAAATGCCCTTCGGGAAGTATAAGGACGTTGTACTGTGCGATTTGCCGGTAAGTTATCTGGAATGGTTTCAGCGCAATGGCTTTCCCAAAGGGAAACTGGGCATGATGCTGGAAACGATGCTGGTCATCAAAATGAACGGCCTTACACATTTGCTGACACCACTGAAAAAACAATAA
- a CDS encoding ParM/StbA family protein — MKVTTTSFPSVFETAFGNTENSSKDLLNGLKIKKDETWYLVGNLAKRGGINPGRITNAAPTEEDYEILFKAALLNTADKVQQPIALTMGFPFSTYNVYKTAAEQFLSKRHFLIDYDTQTYNTKGSFKKAMFDIEKYEVIPEIVGGIIGLKKTINEPQLDNFIAISFGFGTIEGGMATGDGLVHRTCFSSHGIRYAINNLTRELNQKHYLEMKNEHQVDDAFMKGSIFTNRKRIDLREMRKGVLTQYYKEVVSPLMRSYFTDLDFESCEKIYLMGGGAYYKELTDAFQEEFRDFIPVEVAPDPEKLMSIGYLYNSLRISDNKPQRSVGLDLGNSSSIISTFDDEHQPVVNNPITL; from the coding sequence ATGAAAGTAACTACAACCAGTTTTCCCAGCGTTTTTGAGACTGCCTTTGGGAACACCGAAAACTCGAGCAAGGATTTGCTCAACGGCTTGAAGATCAAAAAAGATGAAACCTGGTATCTGGTAGGCAACCTGGCCAAACGAGGAGGCATCAATCCCGGAAGGATTACCAATGCAGCTCCGACTGAAGAAGACTATGAAATCCTGTTCAAAGCGGCACTGCTGAATACCGCCGACAAAGTACAGCAACCCATTGCGCTCACTATGGGCTTCCCTTTTTCCACTTACAATGTCTACAAGACCGCCGCTGAGCAGTTCCTGAGCAAAAGGCATTTCCTCATCGACTATGATACGCAGACGTACAATACCAAAGGGTCTTTCAAAAAAGCGATGTTCGACATCGAAAAATATGAAGTCATCCCCGAGATCGTAGGCGGCATCATTGGCCTGAAAAAGACCATCAACGAACCGCAGTTGGACAATTTCATCGCTATCAGCTTCGGTTTCGGCACCATAGAAGGCGGCATGGCCACCGGCGACGGGCTGGTACACCGTACCTGCTTCAGCTCCCACGGTATCCGTTACGCTATCAACAACCTGACCCGTGAACTGAACCAGAAACATTACCTGGAGATGAAAAACGAACACCAGGTAGACGATGCCTTTATGAAAGGCTCCATTTTCACCAACCGTAAACGCATTGACCTGCGGGAGATGCGTAAAGGTGTACTGACACAGTATTACAAAGAAGTGGTATCTCCGCTGATGCGCAGCTACTTCACCGATCTGGACTTTGAAAGCTGCGAAAAAATATACCTGATGGGTGGCGGTGCTTACTATAAAGAACTGACCGATGCTTTCCAGGAAGAGTTCCGTGATTTTATTCCGGTAGAAGTGGCGCCCGATCCTGAAAAACTCATGAGTATTGGTTATCTTTATAACAGTCTTCGGATATCAGACAATAAACCTCAACGGAGCGTAGGCCTCGACCTTGGCAACTCCAGTTCTATTATCTCTACATTCGATGACGAGCATCAACCAGTCGTAAATAATCCCATAACCCTCTAA
- a CDS encoding polymer-forming cytoskeletal protein gives MRHFFRNIIVPGAFRIPKEVSVNGSIDATISGRIDGNVKGNVKTTGKLVVSETASIKGHIYAADLVVHGKVYGDVYISNKAHISNKAFVKGDVNAIVLELEEGAVVEGAIRKNVLPTPKTETPSAVEPHHSPVAGETLPVTAAAATPAASAANEEEEQTTSWF, from the coding sequence GTGAGACATTTTTTCCGAAACATTATTGTACCGGGAGCATTTCGTATCCCGAAAGAAGTATCCGTAAACGGCAGCATCGACGCTACGATTTCAGGACGGATTGACGGAAACGTAAAGGGTAATGTAAAAACGACCGGCAAACTGGTAGTGAGCGAAACTGCCAGCATTAAAGGGCATATTTACGCAGCCGACCTCGTTGTACACGGAAAAGTGTATGGAGACGTGTATATCAGCAACAAAGCGCATATTAGCAATAAAGCCTTCGTCAAGGGAGATGTGAATGCCATTGTCCTTGAACTGGAAGAGGGCGCGGTCGTGGAAGGAGCCATCCGTAAAAATGTGCTTCCCACGCCTAAAACGGAAACACCATCCGCTGTAGAACCACATCATTCTCCTGTGGCGGGAGAAACCCTTCCTGTTACTGCTGCCGCTGCAACTCCTGCCGCGTCGGCCGCCAACGAAGAAGAAGAACAAACCACCAGTTGGTTTTAA
- a CDS encoding DUF4136 domain-containing protein produces MCTLFASFGRRYRGHIALLAIALFIAACGTSVHMTGTWKDPAAEQGGYHNILVAGLSSNQTARATVEGKLVAQLQQHGVTAGKSIDLFPPNFDPKKEESVKNASGKIEAAGYKAVLTVTLVNKESETRYVPGSVMYAPYPAYGWYGRFWGYYGYMYNSVYSPGYYTTDKVYFLESNLYDLTQDGKLVWSGQSETYNPNSLESFATAYAKKVAEALQNNGLLKR; encoded by the coding sequence ATGTGTACATTATTTGCATCTTTTGGCCGCCGCTACCGGGGACATATTGCCCTGCTGGCGATAGCGCTGTTTATAGCCGCTTGCGGCACTTCCGTTCATATGACCGGTACCTGGAAAGACCCGGCGGCTGAACAAGGCGGTTACCACAATATCCTGGTGGCCGGCCTCAGCTCCAACCAGACAGCACGCGCCACCGTGGAAGGTAAACTGGTGGCACAGTTACAGCAACACGGGGTGACGGCCGGGAAAAGCATCGATCTGTTTCCGCCCAACTTCGACCCTAAAAAGGAAGAATCAGTAAAAAACGCTTCCGGCAAGATCGAAGCTGCCGGCTACAAGGCGGTGCTGACCGTGACACTGGTCAACAAGGAGTCTGAAACCCGTTATGTGCCCGGCTCCGTGATGTATGCGCCATATCCTGCCTATGGCTGGTATGGCCGGTTCTGGGGTTACTATGGCTACATGTACAATTCTGTGTATTCACCGGGATACTATACAACTGACAAGGTTTATTTCCTGGAAAGCAACTTGTACGACCTTACCCAGGACGGGAAACTGGTGTGGTCCGGCCAGTCAGAAACCTATAACCCCAACAGCCTCGAATCTTTTGCGACCGCCTATGCCAAAAAAGTGGCGGAGGCATTGCAGAACAACGGGCTGCTAAAACGGTAG
- a CDS encoding AsmA-like C-terminal region-containing protein: MRKWLKVVLIAGGSLIALIILLSVGLALYIKVNKAAFLKQITDQLNDNINGKLSVEDMEPSLFKSFPNVSIALKKVQVQDSLWQQHHHALLDLDYIFVRVNTLSLLRKHVDVKEIALEKGNIYLYTDSTGYSNTSAFIASKSGRKNGSSKDADVSNIALSQITFTIDNRQKFKLFELDVQEMDGKLKSTDSGMHLDMRSKILARNFSFNTNKGSYLKGRTLGLDLSLFFNKTTKQLIIPEQQIKIDNTPVQIAGVFDFSEKPPPFRLKINANQVLLQEAGSWLSPNISGKLSTIHLTAPLDAEANLQGHMKFRDTPHVVVTWKTTKNTLVTAVGEWNNCSFSGRFNNEVVPGAGHTDENSAVNIFGLKASLGQVPLEADTIRVVNLKQPLLRGHFRSQFPLAHLNTAASDVPLLFSEGTASADLYYTGPVLKTDNTPSALEGTVQIQRGGFTYLPRDLTFHDCSATLQFTGQDLLVRNVRIQSRKSALQMEGTIRNMMNLYFTAPEKIELDWKIRSALVDLNEFKSFLTTRKGKKAAHKPKAKAAGRVGEQLDKVLASSNVKMDVALDKIVFEHFTAQNVTALIAMTESDLLLNKIAFQHAGGTAQASGTVHQQGNNNTFKMNANVNNVHIAQLFYAFNNFGLDGLQSNNLKGIVSAKADIKGNVLDNGALAKNSLYGTVNFTLRNGALVNFGPIEDIGLFLFRRRRLDSITIENLSNTFQIQGNKILIPPMRIASSAVNIDVNGVYGLTGGTNINLDVPLRNPAKDSAITDKAEKRRRSRKGIILHLHAVSGSDGKVKIKLGKGD, translated from the coding sequence ATGCGTAAATGGCTCAAAGTTGTGCTGATTGCAGGAGGAAGCCTCATCGCCCTGATCATACTGTTGTCTGTAGGCCTGGCACTGTACATTAAAGTCAATAAAGCTGCGTTCCTGAAGCAGATTACGGACCAGCTCAATGACAATATCAATGGAAAGTTATCTGTGGAAGATATGGAGCCCTCCCTCTTCAAAAGCTTCCCCAACGTGTCTATCGCCCTGAAAAAAGTACAGGTGCAGGACAGCCTTTGGCAACAACATCATCATGCCCTGTTGGACCTGGACTATATTTTCGTACGGGTGAACACGTTATCACTGTTACGCAAACACGTAGATGTAAAAGAAATCGCCCTGGAAAAAGGTAATATCTACCTGTATACCGACAGCACCGGTTATAGCAACACTTCAGCATTCATTGCCAGCAAAAGCGGCAGGAAGAACGGCTCCTCCAAAGACGCCGATGTCAGTAATATCGCGCTTTCCCAGATCACTTTTACAATAGACAACCGCCAGAAGTTCAAACTTTTTGAACTGGACGTCCAGGAGATGGATGGCAAGCTGAAGAGTACGGATTCCGGTATGCACCTCGACATGCGCTCTAAAATCCTGGCCCGCAATTTTTCATTCAATACCAACAAGGGCAGTTACCTGAAAGGCAGGACCCTGGGACTTGACCTGTCCCTGTTTTTTAATAAGACAACCAAACAGTTGATCATACCGGAACAACAGATAAAGATCGATAATACGCCCGTGCAGATAGCCGGTGTATTCGATTTCTCTGAGAAACCGCCACCATTCAGACTGAAGATCAATGCTAACCAGGTATTGCTGCAGGAGGCGGGTTCGTGGCTGTCACCCAATATATCCGGTAAACTGTCGACCATCCACCTCACGGCGCCGCTGGACGCGGAGGCTAACCTGCAGGGACATATGAAATTCCGGGACACGCCACATGTGGTCGTTACCTGGAAAACCACGAAAAACACACTGGTGACCGCCGTGGGCGAATGGAACAATTGCAGTTTCTCCGGACGCTTTAATAATGAAGTGGTACCCGGTGCCGGCCATACTGATGAAAACTCAGCGGTGAACATCTTTGGCCTGAAGGCTTCCCTGGGCCAGGTGCCGCTGGAAGCTGATACTATCCGCGTGGTGAACCTCAAACAACCCCTGTTGCGTGGCCATTTCCGGTCGCAGTTCCCGCTGGCGCACCTTAATACCGCCGCCAGTGATGTGCCACTGTTGTTCAGCGAAGGCACGGCTTCGGCAGACCTGTATTACACCGGACCGGTACTGAAAACCGACAATACGCCTTCCGCCCTGGAAGGAACGGTGCAAATACAAAGGGGCGGGTTTACTTACCTCCCGCGTGACCTTACTTTCCACGATTGCAGCGCCACGTTGCAGTTTACCGGGCAGGACCTGCTGGTACGCAATGTCCGCATACAATCCCGGAAAAGCGCGCTCCAGATGGAAGGCACCATCCGCAATATGATGAACCTGTACTTTACCGCACCGGAGAAGATAGAGCTGGATTGGAAGATCAGAAGCGCCCTGGTGGACCTTAATGAGTTCAAAAGTTTCCTGACCACCCGTAAAGGAAAGAAAGCCGCCCACAAGCCGAAAGCCAAAGCAGCAGGCAGGGTAGGCGAACAACTGGACAAAGTGCTGGCTTCGAGCAACGTGAAAATGGACGTGGCACTGGACAAGATCGTGTTTGAACATTTTACTGCCCAGAATGTGACAGCGCTCATTGCCATGACAGAATCAGACCTGTTGCTCAACAAGATCGCCTTCCAGCACGCCGGCGGCACAGCCCAGGCGTCGGGCACCGTACATCAGCAGGGTAACAACAATACTTTCAAAATGAACGCCAATGTCAACAATGTGCATATCGCGCAACTGTTTTATGCGTTCAATAATTTTGGGCTGGACGGCCTGCAGTCAAACAATCTCAAGGGAATTGTGTCTGCCAAAGCAGATATAAAGGGGAACGTATTGGATAATGGCGCGCTGGCAAAAAACTCCTTGTATGGTACGGTCAACTTTACCCTGCGAAACGGTGCCCTGGTGAATTTCGGGCCCATCGAAGACATCGGCCTCTTTTTGTTCCGCCGCAGGCGGCTGGACAGTATTACAATTGAAAACCTCAGCAATACCTTCCAGATACAGGGAAACAAAATCCTGATACCGCCTATGCGCATCGCATCCAGTGCAGTGAACATAGACGTGAACGGTGTATACGGTCTTACCGGTGGAACTAATATCAACCTGGACGTTCCATTGCGTAACCCCGCCAAAGACTCTGCTATCACCGATAAAGCCGAAAAACGGCGCAGAAGCAGGAAAGGTATTATCCTGCATCTCCACGCCGTTTCAGGAAGTGATGGTAAGGTTAAGATCAAGCTGGGCAAAGGCGATTAA
- the lepA gene encoding translation elongation factor 4 gives MKNIRNFCIIAHIDHGKSTLADRLLEFTKTISDRDMQAQVLDDMDLEREKGITIKSHAIQMNYTAKNGEKYTFNLIDTPGHVDFSYEVSRALAACEGALLLVDAAQGIQAQTISNLYLALENDLEIIPVINKIDMPGAMIEEVKDQIIELIGVKDEDILLASGKTGIGIEEILEAIVTRIPAPKGSLDTPLQALIFDSVFNSFRGIIAYFRVYNGSIKKGDKIKFVNTGEEYEADEVGILKLGLEPRKEVFAGDVGYIITGIKSAKEVKVGDTITLASNPCEEGIKGFQEVKPMVFAGIFPVVTEDFEELRECMDKLQLNDASLTYELETSQALGFGFRCGFLGMLHMEIIQERLEREFNQTVITTVPNVGFIAHTTRDGVVIVNNPSEMPDPTKLERIEEPFIRAQIITKPEYIGNIMTLCLGKRGILLNQSYLTTTRVELMFELPLTEIVFDFYDKLKSQTRGYASFDYTPIGFRDSDIVKMDILLNGDKVDALSALIHRSRAQDFGRKLCEKLKDLLPRQQFLIAIQAAVGAKILARENISAMRKDVTAKCYGGDISRKRKLLEKQKEGKKRMRQIGNVEVPQEAFLAVLKLDD, from the coding sequence ATGAAGAATATTCGCAATTTTTGTATCATTGCCCATATTGACCACGGTAAGAGTACCCTGGCTGACCGATTATTGGAATTTACCAAAACGATCTCTGATCGTGACATGCAGGCGCAGGTGCTGGACGACATGGACCTGGAACGTGAGAAAGGCATCACTATCAAGAGCCACGCCATCCAAATGAATTACACCGCCAAAAACGGCGAAAAATATACCTTTAACCTGATCGATACCCCTGGTCACGTGGATTTCTCCTACGAAGTGTCCCGCGCGCTGGCTGCCTGCGAAGGCGCCCTGCTGCTGGTAGACGCTGCCCAGGGTATCCAGGCCCAAACCATCTCCAACCTGTACCTCGCACTGGAAAACGATCTGGAAATCATCCCTGTGATCAATAAAATTGATATGCCGGGCGCCATGATCGAAGAGGTGAAAGACCAGATCATTGAACTGATCGGTGTAAAAGATGAAGACATCCTGCTGGCTTCCGGTAAAACCGGTATCGGCATCGAGGAAATCCTTGAAGCGATCGTAACCCGTATCCCGGCCCCCAAAGGCAGCCTGGACACACCGCTGCAGGCGCTCATCTTCGACAGCGTGTTCAACTCTTTCCGCGGCATCATCGCCTACTTCCGTGTGTACAACGGTTCCATCAAAAAAGGAGATAAAATCAAATTCGTTAATACTGGGGAAGAATATGAAGCCGATGAAGTAGGTATCCTCAAACTGGGACTGGAACCCCGTAAGGAGGTATTTGCCGGCGACGTGGGTTATATCATCACCGGTATCAAAAGCGCAAAAGAAGTAAAAGTAGGGGATACCATCACCCTCGCCAGCAACCCTTGCGAAGAAGGCATCAAAGGCTTCCAGGAGGTAAAACCAATGGTATTTGCCGGTATCTTCCCGGTGGTGACCGAAGATTTCGAAGAGCTGCGCGAATGTATGGACAAACTCCAGCTCAACGACGCCTCCCTGACCTACGAACTGGAAACGTCTCAGGCGCTGGGCTTCGGCTTCCGTTGCGGCTTCCTGGGCATGCTCCACATGGAGATCATCCAGGAACGTCTCGAAAGGGAGTTTAACCAGACGGTGATCACCACCGTGCCCAACGTAGGGTTCATTGCCCATACCACCAGAGATGGCGTGGTGATCGTGAACAACCCGAGCGAAATGCCGGACCCTACAAAACTGGAAAGGATCGAAGAACCTTTTATCCGCGCGCAGATCATCACCAAACCGGAATATATCGGTAACATCATGACCCTCTGCCTCGGGAAACGTGGTATCCTGCTCAACCAGAGCTATCTGACCACCACCCGTGTAGAGCTTATGTTTGAACTGCCGCTCACCGAGATCGTATTCGACTTCTATGATAAACTGAAGAGCCAGACCCGCGGGTATGCCTCTTTTGACTATACGCCAATTGGCTTCCGTGACAGCGACATCGTGAAAATGGACATCCTGCTCAACGGCGATAAGGTGGATGCCCTGAGCGCGCTGATCCACCGCAGCAGGGCACAGGACTTCGGCCGCAAGCTCTGCGAAAAGCTGAAAGACCTGTTGCCACGCCAACAGTTCCTCATCGCCATCCAGGCTGCCGTAGGCGCCAAAATCCTGGCCCGCGAAAACATCAGCGCCATGCGTAAGGACGTTACCGCAAAATGTTATGGCGGTGACATCTCCCGTAAACGTAAACTGCTGGAGAAACAGAAAGAAGGTAAAAAACGTATGCGCCAGATCGGTAACGTGGAAGTGCCGCAGGAAGCCTTCCTGGCCGTACTTAAGCTGGATGACTAA